The genomic DNA TAAAGAAGAACTCTGGAAAATTTACGAGCTAGAAAATTGGAAGAAGTTCCTAAACGAATTTTGGTTTAGCATTATCATAGATGAAACTTTAGACAATGCAGTCGAGCATGGAGGTAGACGTTTTGACGACGAAGTGACTGTGCAAGTATTTGAAACCAGTAAATTTTTAGATGTCTATGTGATTGATAGTGGCAAAGGTTTTGAGCCAGAATTAATTCCTGATCCCGCTAGACCGGATCGCATTCATGTTCCAACCGGTCGAGGAATTCATATCATGAAAAATTATTTCAGGTCAATTGGAACTTTTAGGCAATGAAATACGAGTTCGAATTTCCCAAAATCCCGCCGACAACCCCGAAGAAGGTTAAAAAAAAGAACAAACGGTTTTCATTGAGCCTAGCAAAGATATTTTGAGTAAAAAAACCATTGAAGGAATCAAATCGAATGAAAAAAATATTAGTTATCGCTATGTTACTCGGAGCATCTATCGTGTTTTCTAATTGCGGCAAAGAAGCTGTAAGCGCTGCTGAATGCGAGGCAATCGTCAACCAAATGTTTACCAATTTAGCAAAAGAGCTAAAGCCTGAAGAAGCAGAAAAAGTAAAAGCTATGGAAGGAACTCTCAAAGCTGGCGTTATAAAAGAATGCACCTCCGGAAAATACAATCTAGGATTGCTTGAAAGCTGCAACCAACATCGCTGCTTTACAAACTTGTAAAAATAAATTTTAAGTATCATTTCGAACACCGCCTGTCGGCAGAATTTGCAGTTAAGAAACAGGCGGTGTGAGAAATCTATTTTGCAATAGAACGATAGGATTAAGCAAAATAGACCTCTCACGATGAAGCTGTTCGAGGTGACAGAATTCACTTCAACACATAAAACCCTTTCTCATCCGTGTAGCAACCGTGTTCGCGGTAAGGTCCGCCTTCTTTCATAAATAGAATTCTTTGCGCATAACGCTCTCTTTTTTTCATACATCGTAAACACACATCAAAGCGAATTGCCCATTCACATTCTTCTGGTCGAAAAATTGGAAACACTCTAAGTAGGGGCTTAGATTCTTCTTCGCTAGAAAATTCCTGCCCAAAAAGAGAGAATCCGAAGAGGATTAGAAAAATCGAAATGCCGATTCTTTTGCCACAGGGATATGGATTCGCGGACGACTTACAAATACGATTTTGATTATTATTGCGCATAATTATAAAAAAAATATATCCCCATTTTCACAAATCACTTTTTCAAGATCAATACTATATACTCAAGCCAGATTATAATTGTCACAGGTTGATGAACGATTTAGTTTGTATTGCTTATCCCCTCGTTGCAGTTCCTATTGCGGTTTAAATTGCAGTTCATCTTTAGTTACGGAATTTTTAGAGTATAGATGAACTGATACATGAACTGCAAGATGGACTGCAAGATGGACTGCAATAAGGTGTGACCTAACCCCGGATTCTGCTGCTCTTGTGGAATACTCAGAAGTATCCCCTTCCCTAATTCGCTTCGCAGGGCAGGGGACTTTATTTTTGCATGGATACCCATGCGAAGAGTATTGCGTCACGCTCTGGCTGTAGTAGATTTGCATGACTTTATCGTTGCTGTTGAATGAGATTGACAAGTTTTAAAACTAGGTTTTCTGCTTACTTTGAGGGATATTGGCGCTACGTCGGATCTTTACTTTGAGAGTGGACAAATTTATCCCGTTTAAATAAACCTTATTAGGAAAGAGACGCAATCGATATTCCTTTGAAGCGTTAAAGCTTGTAGAATTTGAATGGGAGAGAATGATGGGAGAAGTTGGATGCAAATAAGAAATTCAACACACAGCCTCATAACTTTAGTAGCTATTAATGAAACTAATTTTATTATCGTAACACTATAGCTTCTACTTTTTTTTCACCTATGGTAACGTGATTACATTCAATGGAATGCTGTAGGTTGTGATCCTTCTTATGAAAGATTTGACAAATGTATCGCCAAGAAAATCAAAGCAAATATGCAAGAAAGTAGAAAGACTCCTAGTTACTGAAAAGTAAAAATGCATACATCTATCTGAAAATACCTATGTTAGGCGATGAGTATTTGGAATATGATAATAAAGATCTAGAGTATAATTTAGAGCCTGATAAAAGAAAAGAAAGAGCTATACCAATCTATATTGAGCTTAACGCTAATTTGCTAAATTAAGAAAAACGAGAGAGAAAATATCGATAGCTCCAAAATTGCAAAGAACAAATTATTGCAGAGTATTTAATAGCACAATTACCGAAAAAGGGTTATTTAGTGTTTTTCCTCAGAGAATTTATTCTTTGCACTGGCCTTTAAAAGGGTTAAAGTTATATTGTATTTGACTATGTAATTGATTTAATATTTTATAAAGAATTTCGCTCCAAGATAAAGGGTCTCATTATTGTCCTGGTCAAGAAGAAAACGCTTTTGACGAATTCATGCACCGGGGCTTAAAAACAGAAGTCAACTTTAAACCGGGGGGAATCTATCAAATAGAAATTAAATCTAATCCAATTTCAGGTATTTCTAGTAAATCATATTCCGCATGGGCGAGGGTTGCATCTGAAAGAATGAACACCGTCCCCGGCTTCACCATCACTCAAAGAACTACCGCCTAATACTAAGTTTGCGTTCGATGGAAAGGATGATGTTGGTAAGACGTATGAACAAGTGAAGAAGGAATTTATTTTATATGATAAAGACG from Leptospiraceae bacterium includes the following:
- a CDS encoding TIGR04454 family lipoprotein; translation: MKKILVIAMLLGASIVFSNCGKEAVSAAECEAIVNQMFTNLAKELKPEEAEKVKAMEGTLKAGVIKECTSGKYNLGLLESCNQHRCFTNL